A portion of the Corynebacterium jeikeium genome contains these proteins:
- a CDS encoding TetR/AcrR family transcriptional regulator, with protein MFSEQVQSSRATQKEATRNKVLDTAYALFVSVGYADTNVRAIAQKANVSVGTVMNVGSKQSLLIQTIGHRITVMHDELRGQSDNLLDVLAPFLKMFTGQEELSKAYGAALITQGDNGEILNELRTLLVDEIVLRLGNMLPKDDAKEFATILYNIYLGLLLGWAAGAYDTDELSIHANSSISRLKIAYGVK; from the coding sequence ATGTTCAGTGAACAAGTTCAATCAAGTCGTGCTACTCAAAAGGAGGCGACGCGCAATAAAGTCTTGGATACCGCCTATGCCCTTTTTGTGTCAGTCGGGTACGCGGATACAAATGTGCGTGCCATCGCGCAGAAAGCTAACGTCAGCGTTGGAACCGTTATGAACGTCGGGAGCAAGCAGTCGCTGTTGATTCAGACCATCGGACATCGAATCACCGTCATGCACGATGAGCTCCGTGGACAATCAGACAACCTTCTCGACGTTCTCGCTCCTTTCCTGAAAATGTTTACTGGGCAGGAAGAATTATCGAAAGCGTATGGCGCTGCCCTAATCACACAGGGAGACAACGGAGAGATTCTCAACGAGCTTCGAACTCTCTTGGTAGATGAAATCGTGTTGCGCCTAGGCAATATGCTCCCTAAAGATGACGCTAAAGAGTTCGCGACAATCCTTTACAACATTTATCTTGGGTTGCTTCTTGGCTGGGCTGCCGGTGCATACGACACCGACGAACTATCCATTCACGCGAACAGTTCCATCTCCCGTCTTAAAATCGCGTACGGAGTAAAATAA
- a CDS encoding IS256-like element IS3503 family transposase gives MRQQHKKNGTTSKSTTRWRCTHCGHSFTRNTQTHNKNTATMALFIQWATGTQSLTTFAAHHGVTRQTMHHRFRWCWWIIPTPTIDSFRIHDQIFLDATYLKSGCLLIAASKTHVINWTWARHETTAAYTELLRPIAAPLIAVTDGGQGAQSAIHHCWPTTRIQRCLVHAQRTVRRHTTSNPRTDAGKTLYRLALKLTRITDLDQASTWVAHLHEFDHTYREWMNEKTTIKDPVTGAYTKVYTHQRVRAAYQSLLSLHRRDLLFTYLQPPPTTIDPDNLAATTNSLEGGINAPIKELARRHRGLSLPHQRTVMDWWLYLHTEVPDDPVKIARDQRWGQDALSTATDLITHNTTATTNDIGAPAEYDTAIDTSYQHNLGIQKGWIK, from the coding sequence ATGCGGCAACAACACAAAAAAAACGGCACCACCAGCAAATCAACCACCCGTTGGCGCTGCACCCACTGCGGACACTCCTTTACCCGCAACACCCAAACCCACAACAAAAACACCGCCACCATGGCTTTGTTCATCCAATGGGCCACCGGCACCCAATCTCTAACCACCTTCGCCGCACACCATGGCGTAACCAGGCAAACCATGCACCACCGATTCCGATGGTGCTGGTGGATCATCCCCACACCCACCATCGACTCATTCCGCATCCATGACCAAATCTTCCTCGACGCGACCTATCTAAAGTCCGGATGCCTCCTGATCGCAGCCAGTAAAACCCACGTCATCAACTGGACCTGGGCCAGACACGAAACCACCGCCGCCTACACCGAACTCCTACGCCCCATTGCCGCACCACTAATCGCAGTCACAGACGGCGGACAAGGTGCCCAATCAGCCATCCACCACTGCTGGCCAACAACACGCATCCAACGCTGCCTCGTCCACGCCCAACGAACAGTCCGCCGCCACACCACCAGCAACCCCCGCACCGATGCCGGCAAAACCCTCTACCGCCTAGCCCTGAAACTCACTCGCATCACCGACCTTGACCAAGCATCCACATGGGTCGCCCACCTGCACGAATTCGACCACACCTACCGGGAATGGATGAACGAGAAAACCACCATCAAAGACCCCGTTACCGGCGCCTACACCAAGGTCTACACCCACCAACGCGTCCGAGCGGCCTATCAATCATTGCTATCTCTGCACCGCAGAGACCTGCTGTTTACCTACCTGCAACCCCCACCAACAACCATCGACCCCGACAACCTTGCAGCAACAACAAACAGCCTCGAAGGTGGCATCAACGCCCCCATAAAAGAACTAGCCCGCAGACACCGCGGACTATCACTACCGCATCAACGCACAGTGATGGATTGGTGGCTGTATCTACATACAGAAGTCCCTGACGATCCGGTCAAGATCGCCAGGGACCAACGATGGGGTCAAGACGCACTTTCCACAGCAACAGACCTGATCACCCACAACACCACAGCCACTACCAATGACATCGGTGCACCAGCAGAATACGACACCGCCATCGACACCAGCTACCAACACAACCTCGGCATCCAAAAAGGCTGGATCAAATAA
- a CDS encoding penicillin-binding protein, producing the protein MMTKHNRFRQSVIALCSLSAVMLSSCSALPWESDSDVFLKAFNAGDDSKAARYLDHPDPERALHEFRQSLHGVKVNIEKSDISNGKQNTHVTWSKDGVELESNGRLVLSGQDGKPQWLPSIFEAQLSDDSALFFAEDKQYDLPIKDRLGNEYMTWTKVIQVRGRKDIASRAQELAQIFAPVSPTTTKEWIEQTLGESQDEDTVLLTLRQEEFRKIQEQLRTFEGISTVEQGRLLSVSKTLNSPLDAELNKYWESVLDANSGWSIRAESSQGMTTVASEPPRRVQPIATTLDNTLQSAAKQAVDSEQRAAVLVVLNPRTGGVLAVAQNDKANNQGPIALTGLFPPGSTFKTVTTAAALEAGAVSMDEELPCPSNITVAGRTIPNDHDFDLGSVRLEEAFAQSCNTTQAVISDRLGEDDLQRTALELGIGSDFDVPGMTTLTGSVPRTPAGPPRVEASIGQGEVLASPFGIALMQSTVANGGLLVPPQLIQGEQTVVNKQADQHVSDTTIQSLRTMMKSTIDHGSARSLSDLSALGGKTGTAEIDGKLSNGWFAGTTGELAIASLVIEGDSSQPAVEMAGRFLRSPDVQKFSGIQ; encoded by the coding sequence ATGATGACTAAGCACAATCGTTTCCGTCAGTCGGTGATTGCACTCTGTTCGCTCTCCGCAGTGATGTTGAGCAGCTGTTCAGCTCTACCGTGGGAATCAGACTCAGACGTATTTCTCAAAGCTTTCAACGCGGGAGATGACAGCAAGGCTGCACGGTATCTGGATCATCCAGACCCGGAGCGCGCCCTTCATGAATTTCGGCAGTCACTTCATGGTGTGAAGGTCAACATCGAAAAATCTGATATTTCCAATGGAAAGCAGAATACTCATGTGACTTGGTCCAAAGATGGTGTGGAGTTGGAGAGCAATGGTCGGCTCGTCCTTAGTGGACAGGATGGTAAGCCTCAATGGTTGCCTTCGATCTTCGAAGCTCAGTTGAGCGATGATTCCGCACTCTTTTTTGCTGAAGATAAACAGTACGATCTTCCAATTAAAGATCGCTTGGGCAATGAATATATGACCTGGACGAAAGTTATTCAGGTACGAGGTCGCAAAGATATAGCCTCTAGAGCGCAGGAATTGGCCCAGATTTTTGCACCAGTGTCTCCCACAACGACTAAGGAGTGGATCGAGCAGACCTTGGGAGAGTCTCAGGATGAAGACACCGTGCTCCTCACTTTGAGGCAGGAAGAATTCCGGAAGATACAAGAGCAACTTAGGACCTTTGAGGGAATTTCCACTGTGGAGCAGGGGCGTCTCTTAAGCGTGTCCAAAACTCTTAACTCTCCGCTGGATGCTGAATTGAACAAATATTGGGAGTCAGTGCTCGATGCTAATTCAGGATGGTCGATACGCGCTGAGAGTTCACAAGGTATGACGACGGTAGCCTCTGAGCCGCCTCGCCGAGTTCAGCCAATCGCAACCACTCTGGATAACACACTGCAAAGCGCAGCAAAACAAGCAGTGGACAGTGAGCAACGTGCCGCAGTTCTAGTCGTGCTCAATCCTAGAACAGGAGGTGTCCTTGCCGTTGCACAAAATGACAAGGCAAATAACCAAGGGCCAATCGCACTCACCGGGCTATTCCCACCGGGATCGACGTTCAAAACTGTGACCACAGCGGCGGCACTAGAGGCAGGGGCAGTCAGCATGGATGAGGAACTACCTTGTCCTAGCAATATCACCGTCGCTGGACGCACGATTCCCAACGATCATGACTTCGATCTAGGTAGCGTTCGACTGGAAGAAGCTTTCGCCCAATCATGTAACACAACCCAAGCGGTCATTTCGGATCGTTTGGGAGAAGATGATCTGCAACGGACTGCTTTAGAACTCGGAATTGGCTCCGACTTCGACGTACCAGGGATGACCACACTTACTGGTTCGGTGCCGCGGACACCGGCTGGACCTCCTCGTGTGGAGGCTTCTATTGGACAGGGCGAGGTTCTAGCTAGTCCATTTGGGATTGCGCTCATGCAATCGACTGTCGCTAACGGCGGCTTGCTTGTTCCTCCACAGCTCATTCAAGGCGAACAGACAGTAGTGAATAAACAGGCAGACCAGCATGTCAGCGATACAACTATTCAAAGCCTCCGGACGATGATGAAATCAACAATTGACCACGGTTCAGCTAGGTCGTTGAGTGATCTTAGTGCACTTGGCGGAAAGACTGGTACAGCAGAAATTGATGGCAAGCTTTCCAATGGCTGGTTCGCTGGAACGACAGGGGAATTGGCGATTGCGTCCCTTGTAATCGAAGGAGATTCTTCTCAGCCAGCTGTGGAAATGGCCGGGCGTTTCCTTCGCTCGCCGGATGTTCAGAAATTCTCTGGAATTCAATAA
- a CDS encoding serine hydrolase, whose translation MTARMEMALENVLTRSGCEGWWCASRLHDGVTIGRKQDEKITVASLYKIRLLHLTLEAIQRGDLDPRLRVDVAPSKGTYEGYGFAAFDDAVNVSLRDLMKQVASVSDNVAAHEILRLLPAWAREAFLKRFPPHYDLQDRNSLVTAEKQLRQYVQSQGGSSTDIAFSAVSSLAEITNDLEQVWKDDSAAVRRSMCELLGLQVWRHRVPSGFPPSGVDIYGKTGTVGLLHGEASIIQVEGEEPIVVSIMLKQVVPEQAMSTHDGAVGEVARLLVDALR comes from the coding sequence ATGACTGCACGGATGGAGATGGCCCTGGAAAACGTGTTGACGCGGTCGGGGTGTGAGGGATGGTGGTGTGCATCGCGACTGCACGATGGGGTGACTATCGGACGCAAACAAGACGAGAAAATTACGGTGGCATCCTTATATAAAATCCGGCTCCTCCACCTCACTTTGGAAGCGATTCAACGAGGTGATCTGGATCCTCGTCTTCGTGTTGACGTTGCACCGTCCAAAGGAACTTACGAAGGGTATGGGTTCGCTGCCTTTGATGACGCAGTGAACGTGAGTCTCCGAGACTTAATGAAACAAGTCGCATCGGTGTCAGATAACGTGGCCGCCCACGAGATTTTGCGTCTACTGCCTGCGTGGGCTCGAGAAGCATTTCTTAAACGGTTTCCACCTCATTATGACTTGCAAGATCGGAATAGCTTAGTGACGGCGGAGAAACAATTGCGTCAATATGTTCAATCCCAAGGGGGGAGTAGTACAGATATAGCGTTTTCTGCAGTCTCTTCGTTGGCGGAAATAACTAATGACTTGGAACAGGTTTGGAAAGACGATAGTGCAGCGGTACGTCGATCTATGTGTGAACTCTTGGGGTTGCAGGTGTGGCGTCACCGTGTTCCTTCAGGCTTTCCTCCAAGCGGCGTTGATATCTATGGAAAAACGGGCACTGTAGGACTTCTCCATGGTGAAGCTTCGATTATCCAGGTTGAGGGCGAGGAGCCCATTGTGGTGTCCATCATGCTGAAACAGGTGGTGCCAGAACAAGCAATGAGTACTCACGATGGTGCTGTTGGCGAAGTGGCTAGACTGCTCGTGGACGCTCTTCGTTAG
- a CDS encoding LysR family transcriptional regulator, with product MCHFLFVYRRHRDGVAQAKDIILRCSGANSCSTMLRPMIAQTGNLRQWQYFVALAETGSFTAAAARLGVSQPPVSNAIKRLEAGVGTPLFIRGAGEVKLTEAGLTLLPYARVINRDLQTMHSMIDGIRSGAQSGFRLAISSALPSEIGSRIAAKAQQHDGVVLSSLPSVEILARVEEGAIHAGLVQAPVPLGTHRSARQFSLSRDLVVPPGYSRLDKTLSQLNLLVENLNDNSSAASGLARELFRSGVSCEINDSEDALGRGLLIGRGEGMSLVFRGFHQFDNAIELPSRFDFSVDVVVRRGGMDNGAEAMAVAERICRRINQ from the coding sequence GTGTGTCACTTCCTTTTTGTTTATCGACGCCACCGCGACGGTGTTGCTCAAGCCAAAGACATCATTTTACGCTGCAGTGGTGCGAACTCGTGCTCCACTATGCTGAGACCCATGATTGCTCAGACGGGAAATCTGCGCCAATGGCAGTATTTCGTGGCTTTAGCGGAGACCGGTAGTTTTACAGCGGCGGCAGCGCGACTGGGAGTGAGTCAGCCGCCTGTCTCCAATGCCATTAAGCGCTTAGAAGCTGGTGTAGGTACACCGCTATTTATCCGAGGGGCGGGGGAAGTGAAACTAACCGAGGCAGGGTTGACCTTGCTTCCATATGCCCGGGTGATTAATCGCGATCTTCAGACTATGCATTCGATGATTGACGGTATCCGAAGTGGTGCGCAAAGCGGGTTTCGTTTGGCCATCAGTAGTGCGCTTCCAAGCGAGATAGGATCGCGTATTGCAGCAAAGGCACAGCAGCATGATGGAGTAGTTTTGTCGTCACTGCCTTCTGTTGAGATTCTTGCCCGTGTTGAAGAAGGCGCTATTCATGCGGGGCTTGTTCAAGCTCCGGTTCCCTTGGGTACTCACCGCAGTGCGAGGCAGTTTTCTCTGTCACGTGATCTAGTGGTGCCGCCGGGGTATTCAAGGTTGGATAAGACCTTGTCTCAATTGAATCTGCTGGTGGAGAACCTGAATGACAATTCAAGTGCAGCCAGTGGTTTGGCGAGAGAGCTATTTCGGTCGGGTGTGTCTTGCGAAATTAATGATTCAGAGGATGCTCTAGGTAGGGGCTTATTGATTGGAAGAGGGGAGGGGATGTCTTTGGTATTTCGCGGTTTTCACCAGTTTGACAATGCTATTGAGCTTCCTTCCCGTTTCGATTTTTCCGTGGATGTAGTGGTTCGCCGAGGTGGGATGGACAATGGCGCCGAGGCCATGGCGGTCGCCGAAAGAATTTGTCGAAGGATTAACCAATGA
- a CDS encoding DEAD/DEAH box helicase — MGIGNGPLIVQSDKTVLLEIDHEQAQEARTALAPFAELERAPEHVHTYRITPLALWNARAAGHDAEQIMDVLETYSRFPAPQPLLIDIADTMDRYGRLKLIKHPAHGLVLETTDRAVLTEIRRHKKIKPMLGAEIDEDSIVVHPSERGRLKQELLKVGWPAEDLAGYVDGEAHPIELSQEHEEWQLRDYQEMAADSFWEGGSGVVVLPCGAGKTMVGAASMAKAKATTLILVTNTVAGRQWKDELVRRTSLTEDEIGEYSGEKKEIRPVTIATYQVVTRKSKGEYRALELFDSRDWGLIIYDEVHLLPAPVFRMTSDLQSRRRLGLTATLVREDGREGDVFSLIGPKRYDAPWKDIEAFLDRMSPGGLSSVPQSLRYLIDDATRAFQQGSATEPHSARVPSRVDTPQRNIMDITGDSTEIASEIDGAVEGFRRAHDQAIAVDPADGTKASDTRTFRSPREIMSELRRAYTAGTQVRLHYVDYAGATSHDWISIVMMTPSTISAVLESTGESLTIQPHRIAAVDVPC, encoded by the coding sequence GTGGGCATTGGAAACGGACCGCTCATTGTGCAGTCGGATAAGACCGTGCTGCTGGAAATCGACCACGAACAGGCGCAGGAGGCGCGCACCGCGCTGGCACCGTTCGCGGAGCTGGAGCGCGCGCCGGAGCACGTGCACACCTACCGCATCACCCCGCTGGCGCTGTGGAACGCCCGCGCGGCAGGGCACGACGCGGAGCAGATCATGGACGTGCTGGAAACCTACTCGCGGTTCCCCGCCCCGCAGCCGCTGCTCATCGACATTGCCGACACGATGGATCGCTACGGGCGGCTGAAGCTCATCAAGCACCCAGCGCACGGGCTCGTGCTAGAGACGACGGACAGGGCTGTGCTGACGGAGATCCGGCGTCACAAAAAGATCAAGCCCATGTTGGGCGCAGAGATCGACGAGGACTCGATCGTTGTGCACCCTTCCGAGCGCGGCAGGCTCAAGCAGGAACTGCTGAAGGTCGGCTGGCCCGCAGAGGACCTGGCGGGATACGTCGACGGCGAGGCACACCCCATCGAGCTGTCGCAGGAACACGAAGAATGGCAGCTGCGCGACTACCAGGAGATGGCGGCCGATAGCTTCTGGGAAGGCGGCTCGGGCGTGGTAGTGCTGCCATGTGGTGCGGGCAAGACGATGGTCGGCGCGGCCTCGATGGCCAAGGCAAAGGCCACCACCCTGATCCTGGTGACGAACACCGTCGCGGGCAGGCAGTGGAAGGACGAGCTAGTGCGCCGCACCTCCCTGACGGAGGATGAAATCGGCGAATACTCCGGAGAGAAGAAGGAGATCCGCCCCGTGACCATCGCCACCTACCAAGTGGTCACGCGCAAGTCGAAGGGCGAATACCGGGCGCTGGAGCTGTTCGACTCCCGCGACTGGGGCTTAATCATTTACGACGAGGTTCACCTGCTGCCTGCCCCGGTGTTCCGCATGACCTCCGACCTGCAGTCTCGCCGCCGTCTGGGGCTCACCGCCACCCTGGTGCGCGAGGACGGCCGCGAAGGCGACGTATTCAGCCTGATCGGGCCGAAGCGCTATGACGCCCCATGGAAGGACATCGAGGCCTTCCTGGATCGCATGTCCCCCGGCGGTCTCTCGTCCGTTCCCCAGTCCCTGCGGTATTTGATTGACGACGCCACCAGGGCATTCCAGCAGGGCTCCGCCACCGAACCCCACTCGGCTCGTGTCCCGTCTCGCGTGGATACTCCCCAGCGCAACATCATGGACATCACTGGGGACTCCACCGAGATCGCCTCGGAGATCGACGGCGCCGTGGAGGGTTTTCGCCGCGCCCACGACCAGGCCATCGCCGTGGACCCGGCGGACGGCACGAAGGCCTCGGACACCCGGACCTTCCGCTCGCCGCGGGAGATCATGTCCGAGCTGCGCCGCGCCTATACCGCGGGCACACAGGTGCGCCTGCACTACGTGGACTATGCGGGTGCCACCAGCCATGACTGGATCTCCATCGTGATGATGACCCCCTCCACCATCTCCGCGGTGCTCGAATCCACCGGGGAGAGCCTCACGATCCAACCCCACCGCATCGCTGCGGTGGACGTGCCGTGCTAG
- a CDS encoding IS256-like element IS3503 family transposase yields MTTNRPSCPLCGNNTKKNGTTSKSTTRWRCTHCGHSFTRNTQTHNKNTATMALFIQWATGTQSLTTFAAHHGVTRQTMHHRFRWCWWIIPTPTIDSFRIHDQIFLDATYLKSGCLLIAASKTHVINWTWARHETTAAYTELLRPIAAPLIAVTDGGQGAQSAIHHCWPTTRIQRCLVHAQQTVRRHTTSNPRTDAGKTLYRLALKLTRITDLDQASTWVAHLHEFDHTYREWMNEKTTIKDPVTGAYTKVYTHQRVRAAYQSLLSLHRRDLLFTYLQPPPTTIDPDNLAATTNSLEGGINAPIKELARRHRGLSLPHQRTVMDWWLYLHTEVPDDPVKIARDQRWGQDALSTATDLITHNTTATTNDIGAPAEYDTAIDTSYQHNLGIQKGWIK; encoded by the coding sequence ATGACCACCAACCGCCCCAGCTGCCCACTATGCGGCAACAACACAAAGAAAAACGGCACCACCAGCAAATCAACCACCCGTTGGCGCTGCACCCACTGCGGACACTCCTTTACCCGCAACACCCAAACCCACAACAAAAACACCGCCACCATGGCTTTGTTCATCCAATGGGCCACCGGCACCCAATCTCTAACCACCTTCGCCGCACACCATGGCGTAACCAGGCAAACCATGCACCACCGATTCCGATGGTGCTGGTGGATCATCCCCACACCCACCATCGACTCATTCCGCATCCATGACCAAATCTTCCTCGACGCGACCTATCTAAAGTCCGGATGCCTCCTGATCGCAGCCAGTAAAACCCACGTCATCAACTGGACCTGGGCCAGACACGAAACCACCGCCGCCTACACCGAACTCCTACGCCCCATTGCCGCACCACTAATCGCAGTCACAGACGGCGGACAAGGTGCCCAATCAGCCATCCACCACTGCTGGCCAACAACACGCATCCAACGCTGCCTCGTCCACGCCCAACAAACAGTCCGCCGCCACACCACCAGCAACCCCCGCACCGATGCCGGCAAAACCCTCTACCGCCTAGCCCTGAAACTCACTCGCATCACCGACCTTGACCAAGCATCCACATGGGTCGCCCACCTGCACGAATTCGACCACACCTACCGGGAATGGATGAACGAGAAAACCACCATCAAAGACCCCGTTACCGGCGCCTACACCAAGGTCTACACCCACCAACGCGTCCGAGCGGCCTATCAATCATTGCTATCTCTGCACCGCAGAGACCTGCTGTTTACCTACCTGCAACCCCCACCAACAACCATCGACCCCGACAACCTTGCAGCAACAACAAACAGCCTCGAAGGTGGCATCAACGCCCCCATAAAAGAACTAGCCCGCAGACACCGCGGACTATCACTACCGCATCAACGCACAGTGATGGATTGGTGGCTGTATCTACATACAGAAGTCCCTGACGATCCGGTCAAGATCGCCAGGGACCAACGATGGGGTCAAGACGCACTTTCCACAGCAACAGACCTGATCACCCACAACACCACAGCCACTACCAATGACATCGGTGCACCAGCAGAATACGACACCGCCATCGACACCAGCTACCAACACAACCTCGGCATCCAAAAAGGCTGGATCAAATAA
- a CDS encoding serine hydrolase, with protein MTARMEMALENVLMRSGCEGWWCASRLHDGVTIGRKQDEKITVASLYKIRLLHLTLEAIQRGDLDPRLRVDVAPSKGTYEGYGFAAFDDAVNVSLRDLMKQVASVSDNVAAHEILRLLPAWAREAFLKRFPPHYDLQDRNSLVTAEKQLRQYVQSQGGSSTDIAFSAVSSLAEITNDLEQVWKDDSAAVRRSMCELLGLQVWRHRVPSGFPPSGVDIYGKTGTVGLLHGEASIIQVEGEEPIVVSIMLKQVVPEQAMSTHDGAVGEVARLLVDALR; from the coding sequence ATGACTGCACGGATGGAGATGGCCCTGGAAAACGTGTTGATGCGGTCGGGGTGTGAGGGATGGTGGTGTGCATCGCGACTGCACGATGGGGTGACTATCGGACGCAAACAAGACGAGAAAATTACGGTGGCATCCTTATATAAAATCCGGCTCCTCCACCTCACTTTGGAAGCGATTCAACGAGGTGATCTGGATCCTCGTCTTCGTGTTGACGTTGCACCGTCCAAAGGAACTTACGAAGGGTATGGGTTCGCTGCCTTTGATGACGCAGTGAACGTGAGTCTCCGAGACTTAATGAAACAAGTCGCATCGGTGTCAGATAACGTGGCCGCCCACGAGATTTTGCGTCTACTGCCTGCGTGGGCTCGAGAAGCATTTCTTAAACGGTTTCCACCTCATTATGACTTGCAAGATCGGAATAGCTTAGTGACGGCGGAGAAACAATTGCGTCAATATGTTCAATCCCAAGGGGGGAGTAGTACAGATATAGCGTTTTCTGCAGTCTCTTCGTTGGCGGAAATAACTAATGACTTGGAACAGGTTTGGAAAGACGATAGTGCAGCGGTACGTCGATCTATGTGTGAACTCTTGGGGTTGCAGGTGTGGCGTCACCGTGTTCCTTCAGGCTTTCCTCCAAGCGGCGTTGATATCTATGGAAAAACGGGCACTGTAGGACTTCTCCATGGTGAAGCTTCGATTATCCAGGTTGAGGGCGAGGAGCCCATTGTGGTGTCCATCATGCTGAAACAGGTGGTGCCAGAACAAGCAATGAGTACTCACGATGGTGCTGTTGGCGAAGTGGCTAGACTGCTCGTGGACGCTCTTCGTTAG
- a CDS encoding threonine/serine exporter family protein encodes MSFAGDSNSNAGENSAAKNDLYDAEATVSYDDTPQTQFPAIEGQSTFKQRVIDFVSGPTATVDLVHSTTTPLPLAPIDYSDPSQVTAVLDLAARIGGLLLACGSGNRDTELQIKAVTSAYGLTQIQVDITLTSVTVYHLIGARRTPITAMRVVTAPVPDFERLRHTDRVIRRIRAGHLSLEEAIEAIDKVEREPAKYRLRVIYTGWALLASSVTVLLGSSFEVALIAAAVTLAIVIVIGELAARELPTFFQNAVGGLIATLSAAVLNAAQAYLPFEMQPSRLIASGIIVMLAGLTLVQALQDGITGAPVTGSARFFDTMLLTGGIVAGIAMGIEFSGMLGIPLPDVIAGSDLNLAQATVRVIAGTTASIAFALASNAGFTALSVSGTVALLGSMTYYYVLTPLGVHPVTSAGAAATLIGLIGGLLARRWSIPPLITAVAGVTPLLPGMTIYRGMHALLHDHPTKGFTALASALGIATALAAGIVLGEWMARRLRRPRALREDSGLTRPIRAGMRRIRPVNPRNKPRRPRNYRFKGGMNPRVD; translated from the coding sequence ATGTCATTCGCTGGTGACAGCAATTCCAACGCCGGAGAAAACTCCGCTGCGAAGAATGATCTCTACGACGCTGAAGCCACTGTCTCTTACGACGACACTCCGCAGACCCAGTTTCCTGCAATCGAAGGTCAGTCCACCTTCAAGCAGCGCGTGATTGATTTCGTTTCCGGCCCAACGGCAACTGTCGACCTAGTGCACTCGACTACTACCCCGCTGCCGCTGGCACCGATCGATTATTCCGACCCGAGTCAGGTCACGGCCGTACTCGATCTCGCTGCTCGCATCGGCGGGCTATTGCTGGCATGTGGCTCGGGCAACCGCGATACCGAGCTACAAATTAAGGCCGTGACCTCAGCCTATGGCCTCACCCAAATCCAAGTCGATATCACGTTGACCTCCGTGACGGTCTACCACCTCATCGGCGCGCGCCGTACCCCTATTACCGCGATGCGCGTTGTCACCGCACCAGTGCCCGACTTCGAGCGCTTGCGTCACACCGACCGTGTCATCCGCCGAATTCGCGCGGGCCACCTGAGCTTGGAGGAGGCTATTGAGGCTATCGACAAGGTCGAGCGTGAGCCCGCAAAATACCGCCTCCGCGTCATCTACACTGGCTGGGCATTGCTGGCTTCATCTGTGACAGTGCTGCTCGGCTCGAGTTTCGAGGTCGCCCTTATCGCGGCTGCGGTCACACTGGCCATAGTCATCGTGATTGGTGAACTCGCTGCCCGCGAGTTGCCCACATTCTTTCAGAATGCAGTCGGCGGTCTCATTGCCACGCTCTCCGCTGCTGTGCTCAATGCGGCGCAGGCGTATCTCCCCTTTGAGATGCAGCCATCCAGGCTGATCGCCTCGGGAATTATCGTGATGCTCGCCGGCCTAACCCTCGTGCAAGCACTGCAAGACGGCATCACCGGCGCACCTGTGACTGGCTCCGCGCGCTTCTTCGACACCATGTTGTTGACCGGCGGAATCGTCGCTGGCATCGCAATGGGCATCGAGTTTTCCGGAATGCTGGGCATTCCGCTTCCCGACGTCATCGCGGGTTCTGACCTCAACCTGGCACAGGCGACAGTGAGGGTGATAGCGGGAACTACCGCCTCAATCGCATTTGCGTTGGCCTCGAATGCTGGGTTCACCGCGTTGTCAGTGTCCGGAACGGTCGCTCTGCTGGGGTCGATGACCTACTACTACGTGTTGACTCCACTGGGAGTTCATCCGGTGACCAGCGCAGGCGCGGCAGCAACGCTGATTGGTCTCATCGGTGGCCTGCTGGCACGACGTTGGTCCATCCCGCCGCTGATTACGGCAGTGGCAGGCGTAACCCCGCTGCTTCCGGGTATGACGATCTACCGCGGTATGCACGCACTGCTGCACGACCACCCGACCAAGGGGTTTACGGCGCTAGCCTCAGCGCTAGGCATTGCGACGGCACTAGCTGCGGGTATTGTCCTCGGTGAATGGATGGCGCGCAGGCTCCGTCGCCCTCGCGCACTGCGCGAAGACAGTGGCCTGACCCGTCCAATCCGGGCCGGTATGCGTCGCATCCGTCCTGTGAATCCGCGGAACAAGCCTCGCCGTCCACGCAACTACCGCTTCAAGGGCGGTATGAACCCGCGTGTGGACTAG